The proteins below are encoded in one region of Cellvibrio zantedeschiae:
- the rpsO gene encoding 30S ribosomal protein S15 — protein MALSASEKAAIVKEYQQAEGDTGSPEVQVALLTININKLQGHFADHKADHHSRRGLIRMVNARRKLLDYLKGKDASRYTALIQKLGLRR, from the coding sequence ATGGCACTGAGTGCTTCTGAAAAAGCTGCAATTGTAAAAGAGTACCAACAAGCTGAAGGCGATACTGGTTCACCTGAAGTTCAAGTTGCTTTGTTGACTATCAACATCAACAAACTGCAAGGCCACTTCGCTGACCATAAAGCTGACCACCACTCACGTCGTGGTTTGATTCGCATGGTAAATGCGCGTCGTAAATTGTTGGATTACCTCAAAGGTAAAGACGCATCACGTTACACTGCACTGATTCAAAAATTAGGTCTGCGCCGTTAA